Within the Equus przewalskii isolate Varuska chromosome 1, EquPr2, whole genome shotgun sequence genome, the region TAACCCCCTCTGGTGAGTGGTTCCAGTAGCTCCCAGCAATCCCtgcagaggcagcagggagggcTGCTATTCCGTGTGGGGCAAGAAGATGAGCCCAGCCAACTCTGGGGATGTGACAGTCCCATTCAGCGCTTCGTGGCCTGTCCTGACACAAAGGCCTCAGAAAGACTTGCAGTGAGCCTAGGATGCTTCGTGGGCGGAGAGATGCTCGGAGTCCCCACTCTCTGGCTCAACTCCTCTTGCACTGTGAGAAATACCACGACCCCGACCCGACAGGAGGGAAGCGGACGTTTCCCGCCGGGGCCGGCTTCTAggctcacacagcagccagtccCAGGCGGCGTAGGCGccgccctcctcccccagggcgCGCACTGTGGCTCCTGGGAGGGACCTGCCGACCCAGAGCAGCCGGGCTCCCCAACAGGAGGGAAGGGTAGGCTGCGGGAAGCAGGACAAAGAATAAACTGTGCTTGTGGAGAACCAGTTATTTCTCGACTTTGTAAAGACCGGGTCAGTCAAGAACCGTTTTCTAGAATCCAACACAAATAAAGAAGTATATTCTTGGCGTTTGATAACATCGTGTTCTGGCTGTAAAATCTAAGGACGTGTTTGCTattgcaacattatttttaatgagctGTTACTGGCCTGTCCCGCAGTTAGTATTGCCAACAGTAAAAGGCATCACTGTATTTGCAGGTAACACAAGAAGCAACATATTTTGACCctgaatttctgtttatttttcattgacgACACATGCCCTCGTTTTTATTCCAAACCAGAGGGAAATAAAGGGAGATCTGTCTTCACTGAAGTCCAGGCtaaaattttccccaaaatacGCAAGCTAGTTTGTTTGGGGGCAGTTTCCCATCAACAGAAAACGATAGTCGACGTTTCAGCCATAGTGGAATCAATTGTGTCGATTGGGTTTGAGGACGCCAGCAAAGCACTGGGAGAGGGAATGCAGCGTGTGCAGGCGCTCCCCAGCGGACGCGCCCCGCGGCGTGCTCTTCGGCATCGTCACCCGCTCCGGGTTCCTCAACTGCCCCTCCCGGTTCCCCAGCTTCAAAGGTTCGCTGTCAGGAGTTGGCCGTGCAGACCCGGTGCTCTCAGGGGGCCGCCTCGCGGGGCTGGCGAGGGGTGCCCAAGCACCTGCTGTCGCGCGGACCTGCGCTCCCGAGCAGCTCCCGCGCGCCGCGTCTCCGCAGGCCGCCCAGCCAGAGCGCGGTGGCTCGGCGCCCAGCGGGTGCGTGGGAACGGCTAGCTTTGCGCTTCCAGGAGTGCACTGGGACAGGGGCGGGGAACCCAGAGAGGCCACCCTTGAGGTATTGAGCGCAGGGGACAGAAAAGGACCTGGCCGGGAGGAGACAAGGTCCTCTCAATTGCTCTTGCCGCAGTTGGGTGGTCTCTGTTCCCCGGCACTCGACACACCAGCACAGCACCCACACCCGAGACGCCCCGGGAGCCACAGTTCCTCAAGGCCTGCGGAGGCCTCCCTGTTCTGCAGATGGGCTGGTTGGCCTCCCTGGGGGTGCCCTCTCGTGGCCTGGCCTCTCCCAGCTGGACTTCACGATCCGCCTCTGGACGCAGCTAAACTCTCAGTTCACGcccttctttcctccccccaccccacaaacATCCAGGCCCGCTGATGTCCTGTCCCGAAGCTCGCGCTCcggaggaactgaggcctgggAACGGAATGCGAGGCGGCAGCCCTGCGTTCGGAAGCAGCAGCTGTCTCTGAGCTCGCGGCTGCCGCTTCGCCCCGTTTCAAAATCTAGATAAGCCTAGGTCCTCGCCGCTTCCGCCCCGCATTCTTCCCTGCTCGCAGGGCGTTTCGAGCTGCGTTAAGGTTATGGGAAGAGAGCGGCCCTGGTGGCGAACAAAGCCGCCTCTGTCTCCGCCGCCTGCCGCATGACAGGCCTGTGCGTCCAGGTCAGACTCCGCGAGCGCAGAGGCAGCCAGAGAGCGAGGCAGAAAAGAGTTTCGGAGACACCTGCTCTGGGGAAAACCGTCCCAAGTTACACACTCTGGCAACACCAAACGCTtcgcttttcttttctttttaattaattcaatttcACGACAACATTAAGTGTAACAATATTTTGtggggctttttttctctctctctttttcttaaaaaggggCTGAACCCGGGCAGAGGttagggaggctgggggtggggacgaCAAACTATCGCAGAACAACAGGTGTAGccgacagaaagaaaacagaaaactgggTGCCAGAGCGAGGAGCCCTGCGGAGTTGAAGGCGAAGTTACAAGAAATCTGTACATTTATCAAATAAGTTAAAATTCTCCTAAATTGATTGTCCTTCACTTAAAGCGCTCCAGTATGCGTATCTTTCTCCTCTGAGCATTGCTATCTAcccttgtttccttccttcccctctttctccttcttaatTTTCTCCTCCTAAAGGAATGACCGGGATTACACAGTGAAAACGCCTGCTTCTCTCGGTGGAGGTAGAAGCAGGGCTCTCAATTTTGTACAATATTGCACAGGTCAAAAGTACCAGTTACTGCAGAACAAAAAGGTAGGGGCAGATGATAAAAGATACAggttgggttttttaaatattgaaatctcTCTTGCAAAACAGTAACACCAGTAATGTTAATAATTTACCAACCAATGGAATTCCCAAAATAAAGGCTACTAATAAATAAGACCACTCACGCCAGGCCAGATGTGGAGCCGTTTCAATAATCTCTTGGCTGTCTTGTCTTTTCCCTTTAAACACTTAATTAGGGAATTCTTCGGCCACAAATAGAGATGAAGAGGTCAATTGCGACAGACCTCTGCCGGAGAGAAAAGAGGTCTGAGTCGGGATTCTTATAAGAGGCTGATCAGACTCTGAAAACTGGGGAGGAGAACGGATtgggagtggagaggaagaaCCACACCcagaaacccagaaataaaagtACTACAATgtgaattttctccctttctctcaacTTCTGAAAATAGTTctatagaaaatgaataaaccagAGGGGTTCAGGCTTTTGcgcttattttccttttataaaaataaaacccaaaaagcCAGAGCGCAATGCAAATTTGGGAGAGGGTTGCACATTTTACAAAAGCTTGCAGCCGAAATATTTGACCCgggaattttgtctttttcctgctcTCTCTTAATATAAACCAAAACCAAAAGTAAGAGGGGAAGCGCCTCAAATCCATTAGGGGTGAATTGCACGAAAATGCATTGCAAATACTTACAAAACGCTAccgactgggggaggggaggccggggCAGTGCGCCGAAGCCCCGGTTCCCGAAGGCCGCTGGACGTCTCGGCGCCCTCGGCCCGGACCAGTCTCCTCCGGAGTTTGGGAAGGGGGCCGGgcgctcccttcccctcccctctcaggcCTCAGACCGGCCGTAGCAGCGGCACGGACGAGACCACCGGGTGCGAGTAATAGACGGGGTGCGGGAAGGTGAGCAGCGGCTGGCTGACGGGCACCGGGGCCCCCGCGGCCGCGGCCGCTGCGCCCTCGGCCGCCGAGTTCTCGTGGTAGAGGATGGGCACCCGCACGATGCGCTGCGCCGCGGCGTGGCTCAGGTTGGCCGCCTCCAGCTCCGCCGCCAGCTGCCGCTTCCACTTGTTGCGGCGGTTCTGAAACCAGATCTTGACCTGCGTCTCGGTGAGGTGCAGCGACGCGGCCAGGCCGGCGCGCTCCGAGCTGCTCAGGTAGCGCTTCATGTCGAAGGTGGACTCGAGCTGGAAGACCTGGCTGCGGGAGAAGACCGTGCGCGTCTTCTTCTTGCGGCACGCGGGCTTCTTCTCGGGGCTCTCGGCGCCCTTCTTCCAGTCCTCGGCGCCCggcgtcgccgccgccgccgctcctaCGTTCGCCCCGGCCGCGCCCGGCGTCGCCTCGCCCTCCTTCTTGCCTTCCTCCGAGTCGCTCTCCTCCAGAATGATCTCGTCCGGGCTCTTGGAGTCCAGCTCCTTGTGGTCGGGGTCGGCCTTGAGCAGCGGCTCCGGGGAGTCGCGGTCGGTGCCCGAGGCAGGGGAGGAGTCTCGCAGGAGCGCCTTCTCCGAGgctggggagagacagacagacggacgcacacacacgcacacggaCATCGCCTTCAGCAAGGCCTGGCGCCTGGGCGAGGCAGGCTCGAGCCATACCGGCCTCCTGGCCCGGGCCTCGAGGCCTCACCGTTCCCGCTGACCTCCTCCTTCCCAGCTGGTCTAGAATAGGGGCGCCGCGTCCTGGGATCCCCCTCCTCCCGAGGACGGGCGACAGAGCCCCGGATGGTGGCTGCACCGCcgcctcctttctttccctcagctCCCTGGCCAGGGGCCCGGGAAGAGATTCGCCTCTGGCTTGGGCCCGCCCGG harbors:
- the HMX3 gene encoding homeobox protein HMX3 translates to MPEPGPDAPGTASAQLPPPPPPPPAPKESPFSIKNLLNGDHHRPPPKPQPPPRTLFAPASAAAAAAAAAAAAAKGALEGAAGFAFSQVGDLAFPRFEIPAQRFALPAHYLERSPAWWYPYTLTPAGGHLPRPEASEKALLRDSSPASGTDRDSPEPLLKADPDHKELDSKSPDEIILEESDSEEGKKEGEATPGAAGANVGAAAAATPGAEDWKKGAESPEKKPACRKKKTRTVFSRSQVFQLESTFDMKRYLSSSERAGLAASLHLTETQVKIWFQNRRNKWKRQLAAELEAANLSHAAAQRIVRVPILYHENSAAEGAAAAAAGAPVPVSQPLLTFPHPVYYSHPVVSSVPLLRPV